GCCGCAGTTCGTCCTGCTGACGAAACTGGCTCCGGAGTCGATGCAGGATCCGAAGGCGCGCCGGGCGATGGGCAAGGACTGGCTCGGAAAGGTCAAGTCCGCCTGCCCCCAGGTCCGCTGGATCGCCCACTACGCGCTGCTCGGCCCTTACGACTTTCTCGACATCTACGAGGCGCCCGACGTCGAGACGGCGCAGAAGGTCGCCCTGATCTCGCGCTCGGGGGGCGCCACGACCGTCGAGAGCTGGCCGGCGCTGCCGTATGACGAGTTCATGCGCCTGTTCGAGGGCTTGAGCGGAAGCTGACGGGCACCGCCTTCCACCGGCCGCGGCGAGCCGCGCGCCGGTTCCCGCCGGTCGGCCTGTCGCCGCCCGGTTCGCCGGCCGGTGCGGCGGGGAGGGTGCCGCCCT
This Acidobacteriota bacterium DNA region includes the following protein-coding sequences:
- a CDS encoding GYD domain-containing protein, with translation MPQFVLLTKLAPESMQDPKARRAMGKDWLGKVKSACPQVRWIAHYALLGPYDFLDIYEAPDVETAQKVALISRSGGATTVESWPALPYDEFMRLFEGLSGS